The sequence GTTCGTTGATCGTGTAGACCACATTGATCGTCGGATCGATCGCCAGAAGGTTTTCCATGCCCTCGCGGCCGCCCTGCTCGGCGCCGCTCGTCACATCATGGCCGACGATACGGGGATCGTCCTCGTCGCCCCAGCGGTTCGGATCGCCAAGGTCGATGCCGAAGCCTTCGAGGAAGCCCTGGTGCGCAGAACGCCGACGGTCGGCTGGCTTTCGTTGATGTTCAGAAGGCCGATGCGCGCGTCGGATGCGGCGTCGCCGAGCTGGCCCGCGGCCCAGGCGCCGATCAGGCGGCCGGCTTCGTAGTTGTCCGTCGCAAACGTTGCGTCAGCAGCGTCGGCGGGCGACAGTGGCGTGTCGAGCGCGATGACCAGAAGGCCAGCGTCGCGCGCCTGTTGCACCGCCGGCGTGATCGAGGACGTGTCGGACGCCGTCAGCAGGATACCCGATGCGCCTGACGCGATGCAGGTCTCGATCGCGGCGACCTGCGTTTCGTGGTCGCCGTCGAATTGGCCGGCGAAGGTCATCAACTCGGTGCCCAGCTCCTCCGCCGCGGCGGTCGCACCTTCCCGCATCTTTACAAAGAAGGGGTTGGTATCCGTTTTCGTGATTAGGCAGGCCGATACGTCGCCATGCGCATCCGCAAGGGCGGCACCGCTCGTCGCCAATGCCAGCGCGCTGCCCAACAGCGTGCATTTCGCCATTTTCATGGTTTTCTCCTCCACTGTTCTTTCGGCCCTCCCTGGCCGGATGGTGTGACTCTCTACGGCTCGAGCTTCTCCTGTCAATATATAACTTCCAGAGAGTTATTTATGATTGTAGTATCGGCAGGTAGTCGTCGCTCACCTATCAGGTTCGTTAAGCCAATGGCATCTCATGACCGTCAGAACGCCCACGAAAACGCGCACTACGGGGCCAACCAGCAAGGGACAAGGGAGCGTAACGAACGTCTTATCCTGACACTCCTGCGCCGGACGCCGGGGCTGGCGAAGGCTGAAATTGCGCGGCGAACGGGCCTGTCGGCACAAACGGTTTCTCGCCTAATCGCCGCGCTTGAGAACGATGGCCTCATATTGCGCGGCGCACCGCAGCGCGGCCGTGTCGGTCAGCCCTCGATCCCGCTGTCACTCGATCCAGAGGGCGCCTTCTTTTTTGGACTCAAGGTGGGCCGGCGGTCGGCAGAACTGGTAGCGACGGATTTCTTGGGCCGGATTGTCGGGCGCGAAAAACAGATCTACGACTACCCCGACTTCACCACAGTACTCGAGGGCTGTTTTAAGGCGATCAATCGGCTGATCGAACGCCTCGGTCCAGCGCGCGCAAGGCGGCTGGCGGGCCTCGGTATCGCGATGCCCTTTCATCTTTGGGAATGGGCGCCGCGTATCGGTGTGCCAAACGACGCCATGTCAGACTGGAAAACGCGGGATCTGAAATCCGAGCTGGAGCGACACCTTTCGATACCTGTCTTCCTTCAGAACGACGCCACAGCGGCCTGCAGTGCCGAACTCGTCTTCGGCGACACCTCACGCCCGCCGAATTTCGCAAGCTTCCACGTCGCGTTTTTTATTGGAGGGGGGCTCGTGCTGCGCGGTTCGATCTACGCAGGTGCGCACGGTAACGCAGCCGGTTTCGGTCCGCTCCCCGTGCCCGACAGCACGGGCCGGATGCACCCCCTGATCGACGCGGCGTCCCTATCGAATCTCGAGCGACGGCTGCTGGAGAACGGCGTAGATTCCCAACAGATCTGGATGGATCCCGAAGGCTGGTCGATCCCCGAGCATCTGTTGCTGGATTGGACCGAAAACGCGGCTTTCGCGCTCGCCCAGGCCGTCCGCGCCACGCAAACGGTGCTCGACCTCGACGCGATACTGATCGATGGCTGGCTTCCCCGCAATCTGCGCGCAGCCCTTACCGATGGCGTACGGGCGGAGCTTGAGCAGATCGACATGACGGGAATGGCCGTGCCTGCGATCACTGCTGGCACGATAGGCGCGGACGCGCGAACGCTTGGCGCTGCGAGTCTACCGCTTACAGCCCGCTTCCTTGTCGAACTGCCGGATTAACCGACATCATTAATCTCGAACGATCCAACCAGGACGTCGGAGCATCAGCCGTGTTGATTGTTGGTGCGGCGTCGGCAACCGCAGCCTGCAATTCATGAGTCCGCTACGGGCTTACCGCAACGCGACGAAAGGCCGGTTCAGCTCTTGAGCGGAATTGCAGCCCAGCACAATCAATCCGTGTACTCGTGTGATGACATGGCTTCGATCATTGTGGTCCGGTCCTGAACCGCGCCCGTTTGCAGATACTCCATCGCTCTGAGCGCCGCCTCATGTGCCTCCACCGATGAGCCGCCTGCACAGTCCTCAGCGACCCGGCAGAAGTAGTCAGACTGGTGTCCATCCACGAACGTGTAGTGAACACAAACATCTGTCAGGCCACCGCAAAGGAGCAACGTGTCGACCTTCAGGCCGCGCAGTAGGATTTCAAGGTCAGTTCCGAAGAACGCCGAATAACGTCGCTTTGGACAATGTAGTCGCCTTTGCGATATCCCATTTCCTCTTTGGCGACTTCCGTGCGCGGATCGCCTTCAAGACAATGGACGTCCTCATCTCCATCCAACTCTCGCCCGAAATCGATCAGATCGGGACGATGGACTTCTTGGATGAAGATAACGGGGATATTATTCTCATGCGCGGAGTCGACCAGATCGCGCGCGGCGATCATGCGATCCTTGTAACCCGGCATGTTATCGATGGACCTCACTTCGCTGTTGTCAATGAACGTGCTTTTTTGAATGTCTATTACGATGAGCGCGGGCCGACATTCGATCAGGTTTCTTGGTGTTTTGGTCTTTGTCGTCATTTTCGGTGTCCTATCATCTTAGTGCGCATCTGAACCGAGCAGAAACATCCCCGCAATCAGAAGTGTCAGACCAGCAATTCCGGACAGGCTGAGGTTTTGACTGAAGGCAAACACGCCGACCAGCACGGATCCGACAGAGCCGATGCCGGTCCAGATCGGATAGGCGATCCCAAGCGGGAGCCGGGTCATCGCGGCATAGAGGGCGACAATGCTTGCAATCATTGCGAAGAAGGTCAGGACGCCAAGTGTCCAATTGAAACCAATGCCAAGCTTCTTGAGACCCGCGGCCCAAGCGACTTCGAAGGCACCTGCGATGAAAAGATAAACCCAAGCCATTTCGACCTCCATCTATCGCAGGTCGTCCTGACTGTTACCCTCTCATGGCCGGGTCGTCCCGACGGGCTATTGGTCGCGCATTAAATGTCGGACCACTCATTGTCAAACTGCCAGCTGACCGCATGATGACTCGAATGCGGACCTTCCGAGCCTGACTTCCAACGGCAGCTTCGTCCGCTCAGCGGGCGCTGGGGCTGCGGTGCATCTGCGTCCGCTTTCCGGGCCAAAGCCGCTGTTCAGGTTCAGCACTGCCCATGACTGTGGTGCGGACCTTGCCGCCATTCGCGCTTCGATGATCTGTGGCTGCTCTGGTGACTTCAGCTCACTTGTTGCATCGCGAAAGACAGGAAATCGAGAGTTTACGACGAACCGTCGCACGTATTGACCTTCTGACCTGAGACCCGTTTCCTCATCCATTTTGAGGTAGAGTCCGTCCCAACGAAGGAGACGGACGGAATGAAGAGATCACGGTTCAGCGAAGAGCAGATTATCGCGATCCTGAAGCAGCAGGAGAGCGGCCTGGCGACGGCGGATGTGTGCCGGGAACATGGGATCAGCTCGGCCACGTTCTACAAATGGAAAGCGAAGTTTGGTGGGCTCGAAGTGTCGGATGCCCGGAAGCTGAAGGCGCTTGAGGACGAGAACACAAAGCTGAAGAAGCTGTTGGCCGAGCAGATGCTGGACAACGCGATGCTGCGAGACGTTGCATCAAAAAAATGGTGACGCCCGCGGCCAGGCGGGAAGCCGTGGCGCATCTGTGCGAAGCGCACCAGGTGAGCCAGCGGCGGGCGTGTTCAGTTGTCGGGGCGGATCGGTCGAGCGTACGCTATCAAAGCGTGCGCCCGGACG comes from Roseibacterium elongatum DSM 19469 and encodes:
- a CDS encoding ROK family transcriptional regulator, with the protein product MASHDRQNAHENAHYGANQQGTRERNERLILTLLRRTPGLAKAEIARRTGLSAQTVSRLIAALENDGLILRGAPQRGRVGQPSIPLSLDPEGAFFFGLKVGRRSAELVATDFLGRIVGREKQIYDYPDFTTVLEGCFKAINRLIERLGPARARRLAGLGIAMPFHLWEWAPRIGVPNDAMSDWKTRDLKSELERHLSIPVFLQNDATAACSAELVFGDTSRPPNFASFHVAFFIGGGLVLRGSIYAGAHGNAAGFGPLPVPDSTGRMHPLIDAASLSNLERRLLENGVDSQQIWMDPEGWSIPEHLLLDWTENAAFALAQAVRATQTVLDLDAILIDGWLPRNLRAALTDGVRAELEQIDMTGMAVPAITAGTIGADARTLGAASLPLTARFLVELPD
- a CDS encoding DMT family transporter, whose amino-acid sequence is MEVEMAWVYLFIAGAFEVAWAAGLKKLGIGFNWTLGVLTFFAMIASIVALYAAMTRLPLGIAYPIWTGIGSVGSVLVGVFAFSQNLSLSGIAGLTLLIAGMFLLGSDAH